A section of the Thermoflexus hugenholtzii JAD2 genome encodes:
- a CDS encoding response regulator transcription factor gives MAERILVVEDEEPLRRFIARNLSARGYEVQTASDGYEALRRFEEQAPDLVILDILLPGLNGLEVLRRIRQASLVPILVLTALDQEADKVTALDLGADDYLTKPFGVGELLARVRAALRRMRWSEGTGGPGVLRVGDLELDGDQRRAWHRGESLRLTGKEFDLLYLLARHAGRTLSHSFLLQRVWGPEYVDEVEYLRVYIGRLRRKLGETGDHRHLFTEPGFGYRLEG, from the coding sequence ATGGCCGAGCGGATCCTGGTGGTGGAGGATGAGGAACCGCTCCGGCGGTTCATCGCCCGCAACCTGTCCGCCCGCGGATACGAGGTGCAGACGGCCTCGGACGGCTACGAGGCGCTGCGGCGGTTCGAGGAGCAGGCCCCGGATCTGGTGATCCTGGACATCCTGTTGCCGGGGCTGAACGGGCTGGAAGTGCTTCGGCGGATCCGCCAGGCCTCCCTGGTCCCGATCCTGGTGCTCACAGCGCTGGATCAGGAGGCGGACAAGGTCACGGCGTTGGACCTGGGGGCGGATGATTACCTCACCAAGCCCTTTGGGGTGGGGGAGCTGCTCGCCCGGGTGCGGGCGGCCCTGCGCCGGATGCGCTGGAGCGAGGGAACCGGCGGGCCCGGGGTCCTGCGGGTGGGCGATCTGGAGCTGGATGGGGACCAGCGGCGGGCCTGGCATCGGGGGGAATCCCTGCGCCTGACCGGGAAGGAGTTCGACCTGCTTTATCTCTTGGCCCGCCACGCCGGGCGCACCCTCTCCCATAGCTTCTTGCTCCAGCGGGTTTGGGGGCCGGAGTATGTGGATGAGGTGGAATACCTTCGGGTCTACATCGGGCGGCTGCGGCGCAAGCTCGGGGAAACGGGGGATCACCGGCACCTCTTCACCGAGCCCGGCTTCGGCTACCGGCTGGAGGGATAG
- a CDS encoding sensor histidine kinase, whose translation MGRGHPHDLRTTLLAAYGLLIGWLVALGLLFHFWSADRLLRDAEASNRALAQAVGLETEAWLQDAIQGVEALARMEAVRRHDLRALPALFAPAFSARPDALMLFLLDRRGVMRYHYPEGPGSTVGWDFSFWNYFQAAAQGNGPVLSKGWLSPTTGKPVVTIAVPLKDEQGAFNGLVALNLSLERLSTVLRTVAGGSLDLRLYDATGQLIAASGPLIPLDPTHRLDPGEAVPPGLSRDPEGRAWVATSLFLPRTGWRILVRRPADEALATLYMFRRGLLLLLTLVLISGFGFWYLLTHQALRPLEAIAHFSRELGEHPGSASAAPILRLTARGDQIGHLARSLLWMQAAIERRLSELRTLLDTGRVVLSSLETEAVIATILEQIQHLLRVPTCALFTLDERTGWYRVRAVRGLSPDYARGLSFHPDDPRSPTMRAIRTGRPVQIADIEVEGYPELRERARREGFRSLLAVPLQARHVPPAALVIYRPDPHPFSEDEVSLAWNFANLAAFALEHAVLYARSDMLLQQQTRRLETLIEHLHDGLIMESREREILYMNRRAAEWCGLEEPCAPGCSADIAYAALLPHLSPSEEAARLLERTDEGTVEVRWQRDARARELRIQSLPVRGEGEERLGRILVLRDITVERELDRAKSALLSAVSHELRTPLAAIQGYTTTLLAEDVEWDPAARREFLQIILEETERLAHLVSNLLDLSRLEAGALILNRQPYPLEALIARARRGLRTNTHPISVQLPPDLPPVDVDAARIEVVFRNLLDNALRYTPPGTPITISAGVADGVVVVRVRDEGPGIPPEHRGRLFDRFYRIPGQVRSSGAGLGLAICKGFIEAHGGRIWLADEGPGATFVFTLPIWRGDDGRADPGGGG comes from the coding sequence ATGGGGAGGGGGCATCCGCATGATCTGCGGACCACGTTGCTGGCCGCTTACGGTCTGCTGATCGGCTGGCTGGTCGCCCTGGGCCTCCTGTTCCATTTCTGGAGCGCCGACCGGCTGCTCCGGGACGCCGAGGCCTCCAATCGGGCTCTGGCCCAGGCGGTGGGGCTGGAGACCGAAGCCTGGCTCCAGGACGCGATCCAGGGCGTGGAGGCCCTCGCCCGGATGGAGGCGGTACGCCGGCACGACCTCCGCGCCCTCCCGGCCCTCTTCGCCCCCGCCTTCTCCGCCCGCCCGGACGCCCTGATGCTCTTCCTCCTGGATCGCCGCGGCGTGATGCGCTATCACTACCCGGAGGGACCTGGGAGCACCGTGGGCTGGGATTTCAGTTTCTGGAATTATTTCCAGGCCGCCGCCCAGGGGAATGGCCCGGTGCTCTCCAAGGGATGGCTCTCCCCCACCACCGGGAAGCCCGTGGTGACGATCGCCGTGCCCCTGAAGGATGAACAGGGCGCCTTCAACGGACTGGTGGCCCTCAACCTCTCCCTGGAGCGCCTCAGCACCGTCCTGCGGACCGTCGCCGGGGGCTCTCTGGATCTCCGCCTGTATGATGCCACCGGGCAGCTGATCGCCGCCTCCGGCCCCCTGATCCCCCTGGATCCGACCCACCGGCTGGATCCGGGGGAGGCCGTCCCCCCGGGCCTGTCCCGGGATCCTGAGGGGCGGGCCTGGGTGGCCACTTCCCTCTTTCTTCCCCGAACCGGATGGCGCATCCTGGTGCGCCGCCCGGCCGATGAGGCCCTGGCCACCCTCTATATGTTCCGGCGGGGGCTGCTCCTCCTGCTCACGCTGGTGCTGATCAGCGGCTTCGGCTTCTGGTATCTCCTCACCCATCAGGCGCTGCGCCCGCTGGAGGCCATCGCCCATTTCAGCCGGGAGCTCGGCGAGCATCCGGGATCGGCCAGCGCCGCGCCCATCCTGCGCCTGACCGCCCGCGGGGATCAGATCGGACACCTCGCCCGCTCGCTGCTCTGGATGCAGGCGGCGATCGAACGACGCCTGAGCGAGCTGCGCACCCTCCTCGACACCGGGCGCGTCGTCCTGTCCTCGCTGGAAACCGAGGCGGTGATCGCCACCATCCTGGAGCAGATCCAGCACCTGCTCCGCGTCCCCACCTGCGCCCTCTTCACCCTGGATGAGCGCACGGGGTGGTATCGGGTGCGCGCGGTGCGCGGGCTGAGCCCGGATTACGCCCGCGGGCTCTCCTTCCATCCGGATGATCCACGCTCGCCCACCATGCGCGCCATCCGGACCGGCCGCCCCGTCCAGATCGCCGATATCGAGGTCGAGGGTTATCCGGAGCTGCGGGAGCGGGCGCGCCGGGAGGGGTTTCGTTCGCTCCTGGCGGTGCCGCTTCAGGCCCGCCACGTTCCTCCCGCCGCCCTGGTGATCTACCGGCCGGATCCCCATCCTTTCTCGGAGGACGAGGTCTCCCTGGCCTGGAACTTCGCCAACCTGGCCGCCTTCGCCCTGGAGCACGCCGTCCTCTACGCCCGCAGCGACATGCTCCTCCAGCAACAGACCCGCCGGCTGGAGACCCTGATCGAGCATCTCCATGACGGACTGATCATGGAAAGCCGGGAGCGGGAGATCCTGTATATGAACCGGCGAGCGGCCGAATGGTGCGGCCTGGAGGAGCCGTGCGCGCCGGGATGCTCCGCCGACATCGCCTACGCGGCCTTGCTCCCGCATCTCTCCCCTTCGGAAGAGGCCGCCCGGCTGCTGGAGAGGACCGATGAGGGAACAGTAGAAGTGCGCTGGCAGAGGGACGCCCGGGCTCGGGAGCTCCGCATCCAGAGCCTGCCGGTCCGCGGGGAAGGAGAGGAGCGCCTGGGACGCATCCTGGTCCTCCGGGACATCACGGTGGAGCGGGAGCTGGATCGGGCGAAATCGGCCCTGCTCTCCGCCGTCTCCCACGAGCTGCGCACCCCCCTGGCGGCCATCCAGGGCTACACCACCACCCTCCTGGCGGAGGATGTGGAGTGGGATCCGGCGGCGCGCCGGGAGTTCCTCCAGATCATCCTGGAGGAGACGGAGCGTCTGGCCCATCTGGTGAGCAATCTGCTGGATCTCTCGCGCCTGGAGGCGGGGGCCTTGATCCTCAACCGGCAGCCCTACCCCCTGGAGGCCCTCATCGCCCGGGCCCGCCGGGGCCTCCGGACGAACACCCATCCCATCTCCGTGCAGCTGCCGCCGGATCTGCCTCCTGTCGACGTGGACGCGGCGCGCATCGAGGTGGTCTTTCGGAACCTCCTGGACAACGCCCTCCGCTATACGCCTCCGGGCACGCCGATCACCATCTCCGCCGGCGTCGCGGACGGGGTGGTGGTCGTCCGCGTGCGCGATGAGGGCCCGGGCATCCCGCCCGAGCATCGAGGACGTCTGTTCGATCGCTTCTACCGCATCCCCGGCCAGGTTCGATCCTCCGGCGCCGGCCTGGGCTTAGCCATCTGCAAGGGCTTCATCGAGGCCCATGGGGGTCGGATCTGGCTGGCCGATGAGGGCCCGGGCGCGACCTTCGTGTTCACCCTCCCGATCTGGAGGGGCGACGATGGCCGAGCGGATCCTGGTGGTGGAGGATGA
- a CDS encoding amino acid ABC transporter substrate-binding protein, which translates to MVRGLKWIGILIGLALLAACATPTPPAPTATPAGPAHPAAQPSPTPAASPTPAVKKIILGFTASQTGKLTKESKEQVQGLQLWLEDLQRAGGIRLPDGTVLQVELKFYDDESAKERVQQLYVRLINEDKADFLISPYSSGLADAAAVIAEQYGKIMITTGAASDSTYEKGYQHIFQIYTPASRYLTGAIDFLKKMDPNAKRIAIVYENEKFSTDVVNAAKPYAESQGFEVVLFEGYETGTTDFGPFINKIMAAKPDAIIGGGHFQDGSTLAKQLFEKKVPVKMIALLVAPAVPEFAQLGDAAVGVIGPSQWEPGAKYSPDSAKAAGLPWYGPTVDQFVSAYKAKYGYEPGYHAAGGYAAGLVLQKAIEDAGSTDTEKVKAALEKMDIMTFYGRIQFDTGKAHGKQIGHEMVYLQWQKDASGNLIRPIVWPEAAQAATPLYPLSR; encoded by the coding sequence ATGGTGCGCGGGCTGAAGTGGATCGGGATCCTGATCGGCCTGGCGCTGCTGGCCGCGTGCGCCACCCCCACGCCCCCGGCGCCCACGGCGACGCCGGCGGGGCCGGCTCACCCGGCGGCCCAACCCAGCCCCACCCCGGCCGCCTCCCCCACCCCCGCCGTGAAGAAGATCATCCTGGGCTTCACCGCCTCCCAGACCGGCAAGCTGACCAAGGAGTCCAAGGAACAGGTCCAGGGTTTGCAGCTCTGGCTGGAGGATCTCCAGCGGGCGGGGGGCATCCGGCTGCCCGACGGCACGGTGCTCCAGGTCGAGCTCAAGTTCTACGACGACGAGAGCGCCAAGGAACGGGTCCAACAGCTTTACGTCCGGCTGATCAACGAGGACAAGGCGGACTTCCTGATCAGCCCCTACAGCAGCGGCCTGGCTGACGCCGCGGCGGTGATCGCTGAGCAATACGGCAAGATCATGATCACCACGGGGGCTGCCTCCGACAGCACCTACGAGAAGGGCTACCAGCACATCTTCCAGATCTACACCCCGGCCAGCCGTTATCTGACGGGGGCCATCGACTTCCTCAAGAAGATGGATCCGAACGCCAAGCGGATCGCCATCGTTTATGAGAACGAGAAGTTCTCCACCGACGTGGTGAACGCCGCCAAGCCGTATGCGGAGAGCCAGGGCTTCGAGGTGGTGCTCTTCGAGGGCTACGAGACCGGGACCACCGATTTCGGGCCGTTCATCAACAAGATCATGGCCGCCAAGCCGGATGCCATCATCGGCGGCGGTCACTTCCAGGACGGCTCCACGCTGGCCAAGCAGCTCTTCGAGAAGAAGGTGCCGGTGAAGATGATCGCCCTGCTGGTGGCCCCGGCGGTGCCGGAGTTTGCCCAGTTGGGCGACGCGGCGGTGGGCGTGATCGGCCCCAGCCAGTGGGAGCCCGGCGCGAAATACTCGCCGGATTCGGCGAAGGCGGCGGGGCTGCCCTGGTATGGGCCGACGGTGGACCAGTTCGTCAGCGCCTACAAGGCCAAATACGGCTACGAGCCCGGCTATCATGCCGCCGGGGGCTACGCCGCCGGCCTGGTCCTTCAGAAGGCCATCGAGGACGCCGGCTCCACGGACACGGAGAAGGTGAAGGCGGCCCTCGAGAAGATGGACATCATGACCTTCTATGGCCGCATCCAGTTCGACACCGGGAAGGCCCACGGCAAGCAGATCGGCCACGAGATGGTCTATCTCCAGTGGCAGAAGGACGCCTCGGGGAACTTGATCCGTCCCATCGTCTGGCCGGAGGCCGCCCAGGCGGCGACGCCGCTCTATCCCCTGAGCCGGTGA
- a CDS encoding branched-chain amino acid ABC transporter permease, producing MDPGVLLASLIDGLLLGFVYGLAAMGLTLIWGVMRVINLAHGPVIALGMFGVYLLFAQAGVHPYVGLFVVALLGLLSGVLIYAVAVHRVLNAPHLSTLLATFSVNMMIIGVGTALFTTTPRNVNLSLGSLTLGPVVLLGTRLVAALAALLIAAALYLFLYRTTLGKMVRAVASNRSAAELMGIPSTRILALSFGLGTMLAATAGGLIATFFPFTILSGGTYELKSFVICVLGGLGNPTGALLGGLILGVLEGLIPVFLPTGWVPVIEFAMFVLLLLVRPQGLLGER from the coding sequence GTGGATCCGGGAGTGTTGCTGGCCTCGCTCATCGATGGGCTGTTGCTGGGCTTCGTTTACGGCCTGGCCGCCATGGGGCTCACCTTGATCTGGGGCGTGATGCGGGTGATCAACCTGGCCCACGGCCCGGTCATCGCCCTGGGGATGTTCGGCGTCTATCTGCTCTTCGCCCAGGCCGGGGTGCATCCTTACGTGGGGCTGTTCGTCGTGGCCCTCCTGGGCCTGCTCTCCGGCGTCCTGATCTACGCCGTCGCCGTCCACCGCGTGCTCAACGCTCCTCACCTCTCGACGCTGCTGGCGACCTTCTCGGTCAACATGATGATCATCGGGGTGGGCACGGCCCTGTTCACCACCACCCCCCGTAACGTCAACCTCTCCCTGGGGAGCCTGACCCTGGGCCCGGTGGTCCTGTTGGGCACCCGGCTGGTGGCCGCCCTGGCGGCGCTGCTGATCGCCGCGGCCCTTTATCTGTTCCTTTACCGGACCACGCTCGGGAAGATGGTGCGGGCGGTGGCCAGCAACCGGTCCGCCGCGGAGCTGATGGGCATCCCCTCCACCCGGATCCTGGCCCTGAGCTTCGGGCTGGGGACGATGTTGGCGGCGACGGCGGGGGGGCTGATCGCCACCTTCTTCCCGTTCACGATCCTGTCCGGCGGGACCTATGAGCTGAAGAGCTTTGTGATCTGCGTGCTGGGCGGGCTGGGGAACCCCACCGGGGCCTTGCTGGGCGGCCTGATCCTGGGCGTCCTGGAAGGGCTCATCCCGGTCTTCCTGCCCACCGGCTGGGTCCCCGTCATCGAGTTCGCGATGTTCGTCCTGCTGCTGCTGGTGCGCCCCCAGGGATTGCTGGGAGAGCGATAG
- a CDS encoding branched-chain amino acid ABC transporter permease, which produces MEFWRSRSLWITLIVLLGVGLWPVATGSATLREDLFLIFMLIVLASSLNILLGYTGYVNFGHIVFFGLGGYIGFYLMHRHGWGLWPAMAAAGVTTAVLALGLGAIILRLRGAYFALATIGINEAVRAFVTNFEPFGGPTGMSLNFAVYNAYGGPARALWLSYGTLLALALLTVGVSFAVKSSKFGLGLMAIREDEDAALVLGVRAPRWKTLAYALSALFPGMVGVLFFFKNGNIEPGDAFRLHLSIETIVMVMLGGQGTVWGPILGAALYERLRGYLLTSPLFKNLHLALAGAFLLLIILFIPAGLIGWLRARFPALRRMLA; this is translated from the coding sequence ATGGAGTTCTGGCGCTCGCGTTCCTTATGGATCACACTGATCGTCCTGCTGGGGGTGGGCCTGTGGCCGGTGGCCACCGGCTCGGCCACCCTGCGCGAGGACCTGTTCCTGATTTTCATGCTGATCGTGCTGGCCTCCAGCCTGAACATCCTGCTGGGCTACACCGGATACGTCAACTTCGGCCACATCGTCTTCTTCGGGCTGGGGGGCTACATCGGGTTCTACCTGATGCACCGCCACGGATGGGGGTTGTGGCCGGCGATGGCGGCGGCGGGGGTGACCACCGCCGTCCTGGCCCTGGGCCTGGGCGCGATCATCCTCCGGTTGCGGGGGGCTTACTTCGCCCTGGCCACCATCGGGATCAACGAGGCCGTCCGGGCCTTCGTGACCAACTTTGAGCCCTTCGGCGGCCCCACCGGCATGTCGCTGAACTTCGCCGTTTACAACGCCTACGGCGGGCCCGCCCGCGCCCTCTGGCTCAGCTACGGCACGCTGCTGGCCCTCGCCCTGCTCACGGTGGGGGTGAGCTTTGCGGTGAAGAGCTCCAAATTCGGGCTGGGGTTGATGGCCATCCGGGAGGACGAGGACGCCGCCCTCGTCCTGGGCGTGCGGGCCCCTCGCTGGAAGACCCTGGCCTACGCCCTCTCGGCGCTGTTCCCGGGCATGGTGGGGGTGCTGTTCTTCTTCAAGAACGGGAACATCGAGCCGGGGGATGCCTTCCGGCTTCATCTTTCCATTGAGACCATTGTGATGGTGATGCTGGGGGGACAGGGGACGGTGTGGGGGCCGATCCTGGGGGCCGCGCTCTACGAGCGGCTCCGGGGTTACTTGCTCACCAGCCCCCTGTTCAAGAACCTGCACTTAGCCCTGGCGGGGGCCTTCCTGCTGCTGATCATCCTTTTCATACCGGCGGGCCTGATCGGCTGGCTGCGGGCCCGCTTCCCGGCTCTCCGGAGGATGCTGGCATGA
- a CDS encoding ABC transporter ATP-binding protein → MNLLEVQEVSKRFGGLQALNRVSLHLREGEILGLIGPNGAGKTTLFNVINGVYRPEEGRVIFCGRDITGRPPYEIARQGIARAHQIVRPLNELTVLENVMVGACFGRENRPLREARQIALAVLEQVGLADKRDVEAAKLNVAEKKRLELARALAARPRLLLLDEVLAGLNPTEVAAMVGVIRAIRESGITILMIEHLMHAIMNVSDRIVVLDYGEVIAEGTPQEIAHHPRVIEAYLGDPRLSQSLLEANGGAG, encoded by the coding sequence ATGAACCTGCTCGAGGTCCAGGAGGTCTCCAAACGGTTCGGCGGGCTGCAGGCGCTGAACCGCGTCTCCCTCCACCTGCGGGAGGGGGAGATCCTGGGGCTGATCGGCCCCAACGGCGCCGGCAAGACCACGCTCTTCAACGTGATCAACGGCGTGTATCGGCCCGAGGAGGGACGGGTGATCTTCTGCGGGCGGGACATCACCGGGCGTCCCCCTTACGAGATCGCCCGTCAGGGGATCGCCCGGGCCCATCAGATCGTGCGCCCGCTGAACGAGCTAACGGTCCTGGAGAATGTGATGGTCGGCGCCTGCTTCGGCCGGGAGAACCGCCCCCTTCGCGAGGCCCGGCAGATCGCCCTGGCCGTCCTGGAACAGGTGGGCCTGGCGGACAAACGGGATGTGGAGGCGGCCAAGCTGAACGTGGCCGAGAAGAAACGCCTGGAGCTGGCCCGCGCCCTGGCCGCCCGGCCGCGCCTGCTTTTGCTGGATGAGGTGCTGGCGGGGCTGAACCCAACGGAGGTCGCCGCCATGGTGGGGGTGATCCGCGCCATCCGGGAGAGCGGGATCACCATCCTGATGATCGAACACCTGATGCACGCGATCATGAACGTCTCCGATCGCATCGTGGTGCTGGATTACGGGGAGGTGATCGCGGAGGGCACGCCGCAGGAGATCGCCCACCATCCCCGGGTGATCGAAGCCTACCTGGGCGACCCCCGCCTCTCCCAGAGCCTGCTGGAAGCCAACGGAGGAGCGGGATGA
- a CDS encoding ABC transporter ATP-binding protein, which produces MTLLEVRDLTSGYGEVQILWGLSFRLEAGRLTTLIGANGSGKTTTLRAVMGLIRPWRGAIFFDGQDITLLPPHRKAAMGLILVPEGRQLFTDMTVQENLEMGAVTGRARARFRQNLDYVFDLFPRLKERRHQKAGTLSGGEQQMLAIARALMAEPRVLFLDEPSLGLSPLLVLNLFEVIRRLKAQGLTMLLVEQNVHLALAVSDYAYVLSGGRVELEGPARQIARDDRVRQAYLGL; this is translated from the coding sequence ATGACTCTTCTGGAGGTCCGGGACCTGACATCCGGTTACGGAGAGGTGCAGATCCTGTGGGGTCTTTCGTTCCGGCTGGAAGCCGGGCGGCTGACCACGCTCATCGGCGCCAACGGGTCCGGCAAGACCACCACCCTGCGCGCCGTGATGGGGTTGATCCGGCCGTGGCGGGGGGCGATCTTCTTCGACGGCCAGGACATCACGTTGCTTCCCCCACACCGGAAAGCGGCCATGGGGCTGATCCTGGTCCCCGAAGGCCGGCAGCTCTTCACCGATATGACGGTCCAGGAGAACCTGGAGATGGGAGCGGTGACCGGCCGGGCGCGCGCCCGCTTCCGCCAGAACCTGGATTATGTTTTCGATCTCTTCCCCCGCCTGAAGGAACGCCGCCATCAGAAGGCGGGGACCCTCAGCGGGGGCGAGCAGCAGATGCTGGCCATCGCCCGGGCCCTCATGGCCGAACCCCGCGTGCTGTTCCTGGATGAGCCCTCCCTGGGCCTCTCCCCGCTTCTGGTGCTGAACCTTTTCGAGGTCATCCGGCGCCTGAAAGCCCAGGGGCTGACCATGCTCCTGGTGGAGCAGAACGTGCACCTGGCCCTGGCCGTCAGCGATTACGCCTATGTCCTCAGCGGCGGGCGGGTCGAGCTGGAGGGCCCCGCCCGCCAGATCGCCCGCGACGACCGGGTCCGTCAGGCCTACCTGGGTCTGTAG
- a CDS encoding FmdB family zinc ribbon protein: MPLYEYRCRACGAEFERLVRWNTPTEEIECPRCGRREAEKRLSLFATAGTGSELRRGSTCGPVT, translated from the coding sequence ATGCCGCTTTACGAATATCGCTGTCGCGCCTGCGGCGCCGAGTTCGAGCGCCTGGTGCGGTGGAACACCCCGACGGAGGAGATCGAATGCCCCCGCTGCGGCCGGCGGGAGGCGGAGAAGCGCCTCTCTCTTTTCGCCACGGCAGGGACCGGGAGCGAGCTCCGCCGGGGATCCACCTGCGGACCGGTCACCTGA
- a CDS encoding metal-sensing transcriptional repressor: MIDLPPDAEQRLIRRLRRIQGQARGIERMIQEGRDCREVLEQLAALQAAARQAFLFASRSYLQACAQEDPAHAVPALRDLLEALKRLPS, translated from the coding sequence ATGATCGATCTCCCTCCGGATGCGGAACAGCGCCTCATCCGCCGCCTCCGGCGTATCCAGGGGCAGGCCCGGGGGATCGAGCGGATGATCCAGGAGGGGCGGGATTGCCGGGAGGTGCTGGAGCAGCTGGCCGCCCTGCAGGCCGCCGCCCGCCAGGCCTTCCTGTTCGCCTCCCGGTCTTACCTTCAGGCATGCGCCCAGGAGGATCCGGCCCACGCGGTCCCCGCACTGCGCGACCTCCTGGAGGCCCTGAAACGGTTGCCCTCCTGA
- a CDS encoding OsmC family protein produces MATEIRLDLLDPQGMKMEARTPSGHAVIMDAAPDIGGTNEGPRPMELVLVALAGCTAMDVLSILRKKRQPLEGFAMEVRAERAPEHPKVYTDINLLYIIRGNVDPQAVVRAIELSATKYCSVSAMLRKTARIRYRYRIEPTASGASPVEGEYRMEEVPASAGSTG; encoded by the coding sequence ATGGCCACCGAGATCCGTCTTGATCTGCTGGACCCTCAAGGGATGAAAATGGAGGCCCGCACACCCAGCGGTCACGCGGTGATCATGGACGCGGCCCCGGACATCGGGGGGACCAATGAGGGGCCGCGGCCGATGGAGCTGGTGCTGGTCGCCCTGGCCGGATGCACGGCCATGGACGTCCTCTCCATCCTCCGGAAGAAGCGCCAGCCCCTGGAAGGATTCGCCATGGAGGTGCGGGCCGAGCGCGCCCCGGAGCACCCCAAAGTTTACACGGACATCAATCTCCTCTATATCATCCGGGGGAACGTGGATCCTCAGGCGGTGGTTCGGGCGATCGAGCTCTCAGCCACCAAATATTGCTCGGTCAGCGCCATGCTCCGGAAGACTGCCCGAATCCGCTACCGCTACCGCATCGAGCCGACCGCGTCGGGGGCCTCGCCTGTCGAGGGCGAATATCGGATGGAAGAGGTCCCGGCCTCCGCCGGATCCACGGGCTGA
- the cax gene encoding calcium/proton exchanger — MTWSRLMLLAVPLALGAVLLRAGPIPELALSALALIPLAALIGEATEELAARTGPVIGGLLNATLGNAAELIIALAGIRAGLLDLVKASITGSILGNLLLVMGLSLAVGGWRHGIQRFSQQRAGVLTTMTVLAFIALGVPSLFSHTIAAHHPEAVEALSLGVAGLMLALYILSVLYTLRAREPLGGHAVAHARWTLPQALGILALATLGVVVMSEILVHALEPALHALGLTEFFVGIILIPLVGNVAEHLVAVQMAAENQMDLSLEIAVGSSLQIALLVAPVLVFASLALGRPMDLVFHPLELMALMMAGAIASFIALDGETNWLEGAQLLAVYGMLGIAFFFV, encoded by the coding sequence ATGACATGGTCCAGATTGATGCTGCTCGCGGTTCCCCTCGCCCTGGGGGCGGTCCTCCTTCGGGCGGGACCGATCCCTGAGCTGGCCCTCAGCGCCCTGGCCCTGATCCCGCTGGCGGCCCTGATCGGGGAGGCCACGGAGGAGCTGGCCGCCCGCACCGGCCCGGTGATCGGAGGGTTGCTCAACGCTACCCTGGGCAACGCCGCGGAGCTGATCATCGCCCTGGCCGGCATCCGGGCCGGGCTGTTGGACCTGGTCAAAGCCTCCATCACGGGATCCATCCTGGGGAACCTGCTGCTGGTGATGGGGCTGAGCCTGGCGGTTGGGGGATGGCGTCATGGGATCCAGCGGTTCTCTCAGCAGCGGGCCGGGGTCCTGACCACGATGACGGTCCTCGCCTTCATCGCCCTGGGGGTCCCCTCTCTGTTCAGCCACACCATCGCTGCTCACCATCCCGAAGCGGTGGAGGCCCTCAGCCTGGGGGTGGCGGGGTTGATGCTGGCCCTTTATATCCTCAGCGTGCTTTATACCCTGCGCGCCCGGGAGCCCCTGGGAGGACACGCCGTCGCCCACGCCCGCTGGACGCTCCCCCAGGCCCTGGGGATCCTGGCCCTGGCCACCCTGGGCGTGGTGGTCATGAGCGAGATCCTGGTTCACGCCCTGGAGCCGGCCCTGCACGCCCTGGGCCTGACGGAGTTCTTCGTCGGGATCATCCTCATCCCCTTGGTCGGCAATGTGGCGGAGCACCTGGTGGCCGTCCAGATGGCGGCGGAGAACCAGATGGATCTCTCCCTGGAGATCGCGGTAGGCTCCAGCTTGCAGATCGCCCTGCTGGTGGCCCCCGTCCTGGTCTTCGCCAGCTTAGCCCTGGGGCGGCCGATGGACCTGGTCTTCCATCCCCTGGAGCTGATGGCGCTGATGATGGCGGGGGCCATCGCATCCTTCATTGCACTGGATGGAGAGACCAACTGGCTGGAGGGCGCCCAGCTGCTGGCCGTCTACGGCATGCTGGGGATCGCCTTCTTCTTCGTATGA